CTCATCAAGACCGAGGGCAAGTGTACCACCGACCATATCTCTATGGCTGGACCATGGTTGAAGTTCCGTGGACATCTTCAGAACATCTCTGACAACCTGCTGATGGGTGCCGTCAACGCCTTCAATGGCGAGAGTAACAAGGTGAAAAACCAGTTGGATGGCAAGTATGTGGAGGTTTCTACCGCAGCCAAGGCTTACAAGGCACAGGGCATCAGCAGCATCGTGGTAGCAGAGGATAACTATGGCGAGGGATCATCCCGTGAGCATGCAGCCATGGAACCTCGTTTCCTGAACGTGAAGGTGATTCTTGCCAAGAGCTTCGCCCGTATTCACGAAACCAACTTGAAGAAGCAGGGTATGCTCGCCCTTACATTCTGCAACAAGGATGATTATAATAAGGTACAGGAAGACGACCGCATCTCACTCACCGGACTGAAGGAGTTTGCGCCAGGTTCTAAACTCACTGTCACCCTGAAGCACAAGGATGGTTCTGAGGATAGTTTCGAGGTTGAGCATACTTATAATGATACACAGATTGCATGGTTCAAGGCTGGTTCTGCATTGAACTTTGCTGCAAAGAAGTAATCTTGCAGCAGGAAAAGTAACAGTTTGTGCCATGCAACTTAAAAAGTAACAGTTATGAATAAAGAGTATTTGATATATAAATTAAGCGATGAGGTAAAGAACTCATGCAAGATAGATAAGGAGGCATTTACCAAGTTCAACGTGAAGCGTGGACTTCGTAATGAGGATGGCTCTGGTGTGCTGGTCGGACTGACCAACATCGGTAACGTTGTGGGTTACGAACGCGATGAGAATGGCAAGCTGAAGCCTACCGAGGGTAAGCTCTACTATCGTGGCTACGAGCTTGACGACCTCGTTACTCCTCTCTTGAAGGAGAAACGATTCGGTTTTGAGGAGGTTGCCTTCCTGCTCCTTTCCGGTCAGCTGCCGGATAAGGAGGAGCTGGAGGCTTTCAAGGAACTCCTGAACGACAACATGCCGCTCGACCACCGTACCATCACCCACATCATCGAACTGGAGGGTTCTAACATCATGAACATCCTGGCTCGTTGCGTGCTCGAAATGTACACCTTCGATCCGAACCCTGACGATATCAGCCGCGACAACCTGATGCGTCAGAGTGTGGAGCTGATTGCGAAGTTCCCAACCATCATCGCCTATGCATACAACATCTATCGTCACTCTGTGCAGGGCAGAAGCTTGCACATTCGCCATCCACGCGAGAATCTCTCTATCGCAGAGAATTTCCTCTATATGATGAAGCACGAGAACTACTCTGAGCTGGATGCGCGTATGCTCGATCTGCTCCTCATCATTCAGGCAGAGCATGGTGGTGGTAACAACTCTACCTTCACGGTGCGTGTCACCTCTTCTACCCGCACGGATACCTACAGCTCTATTGCTGCCGGTATCGGTAGCTTGAAGGGTCCTCTTCATGGTGGTGCCAACATCAAGGTTATCAATATGTTCCATCATCTGAAGGAGGCTATCAAGGATTGGACCAATGTCAACGAACTCGATATTTACCTGAAGCGCATGCTCAATAAGGAGGCTTATGATAAGACGGGTCTTATCTATGGTATCGGCCATGCCGTGTATACCTTGAGCGATCCTCGTGCCGTAGAGCTGAAGCGACTGGCTGGTGAGCTTGCCAAGGAGAAGGGCAGAGAGGATGAGTACAACTTCCTGAAGCTCATAGAGCAGGAGGGAATCAAGTGCCTGCAGGAGCATCGTGGCGGCAGCAAGCCAGCTTGCGCCAACCTCGACTTCTATAGCGGCTTCATCTATGAGATGATTGGTCTGCCTCAGGAAATTTATACGCCTATCTTCGCTATGGCCCGTATCGTGGGCTGGACTGCCCACCGCATCGAGGAACTCAACTTCGAGGGTCGTCGCATCATCCGTCCTGCTTACAAGAATATCTTGGGCGAGTTGGATTATACCCCATTGGATGAGCGATAAAAAGACAGTTTTATGGGTGTGAGATAAAAAAGCATCACATCTAGAATGATTGATTGTATAAAAAAGACAATGCTCGCTGGAGCATTGTCTTTTTATGTTTGTGGGGTAGTTTCTAAGTTTATTTAGTAAAGTTCTGTTTGAAACGAAGATTTTTATTTAAAGAGTGTTAAATGTTTGAGTTTTAAAGGGATTTTATTTGCTTATAACGGATATTTGTCGTAACTTTGTCGACGGATTGCTAAAGTAGAAGGCACTATTCAAGGTGCTTAAAAAAATAGTAATAGATAATAATTTTAAGTATAGGTAAATTAAGGTGCTGCATTGAATGTCAGGCATCAATATGAAGGTATTAAATTAAGA
The Segatella copri DNA segment above includes these coding regions:
- a CDS encoding citrate/2-methylcitrate synthase; this translates as MNKEYLIYKLSDEVKNSCKIDKEAFTKFNVKRGLRNEDGSGVLVGLTNIGNVVGYERDENGKLKPTEGKLYYRGYELDDLVTPLLKEKRFGFEEVAFLLLSGQLPDKEELEAFKELLNDNMPLDHRTITHIIELEGSNIMNILARCVLEMYTFDPNPDDISRDNLMRQSVELIAKFPTIIAYAYNIYRHSVQGRSLHIRHPRENLSIAENFLYMMKHENYSELDARMLDLLLIIQAEHGGGNNSTFTVRVTSSTRTDTYSSIAAGIGSLKGPLHGGANIKVINMFHHLKEAIKDWTNVNELDIYLKRMLNKEAYDKTGLIYGIGHAVYTLSDPRAVELKRLAGELAKEKGREDEYNFLKLIEQEGIKCLQEHRGGSKPACANLDFYSGFIYEMIGLPQEIYTPIFAMARIVGWTAHRIEELNFEGRRIIRPAYKNILGELDYTPLDER